A stretch of Pseudobacteroides sp. DNA encodes these proteins:
- a CDS encoding IS110 family transposase, with protein sequence MIHPRMKNLYVGVDLHRRTHTAVLINCFKEKLFEITFLNKPSEFETTLKEIKKHVPRGKSLVWGLEDISNYGKSLTSYLINKKQTVKYVNPNLTYSDRNSQAILHKTDLEDAFSVAKVTVDNFDSLPDATIKDNYWILSQLVSRRRSLVKSSVTLKNQIHNHISQHYPSYKKFWSVFDSTSALEFWQTYPSPQKLQNVGAEELGSFLWKHSRGYYSFDKAAQILKCVADDGNTTTEYQSTRDFIVSTSVIQLKQNMQSIKEIEEELKDILPSFGYKLETMKGINTVMAAEFIAEINDINRFATADKLAKYAGLSPVVYASGQTDKHFSNRRGDRKLHELFFKLAVTVSNECGHAKKPVNPIFREYYKKKISQGKTTKQALKAVMRRLCNIIFWMMKNKSEYIQPK encoded by the coding sequence ATGATTCACCCAAGGATGAAAAATCTTTACGTGGGAGTGGATTTACACCGTCGCACCCATACCGCCGTGCTCATAAACTGCTTTAAGGAAAAGCTATTTGAGATTACTTTTTTAAACAAGCCTTCAGAGTTTGAAACTACGTTGAAGGAAATAAAAAAGCATGTTCCAAGGGGAAAAAGCCTTGTATGGGGACTAGAGGACATATCAAACTATGGCAAATCCTTGACTTCCTACCTTATCAACAAAAAGCAGACTGTAAAATATGTAAATCCCAACCTTACCTACTCAGACAGAAACAGTCAGGCAATACTGCATAAAACCGATTTAGAGGATGCCTTTTCAGTTGCCAAAGTCACAGTTGATAATTTCGACAGCCTGCCCGATGCAACTATAAAGGATAATTACTGGATATTATCCCAATTGGTATCCAGAAGAAGGTCCCTTGTCAAGTCTTCCGTTACCCTCAAAAATCAGATACACAACCATATATCACAGCATTATCCAAGCTATAAAAAATTCTGGTCGGTATTCGACTCAACAAGTGCCTTGGAGTTCTGGCAAACGTATCCGTCACCGCAAAAGCTTCAAAATGTAGGTGCAGAAGAATTGGGAAGCTTCCTTTGGAAACACAGCAGAGGCTATTATTCATTTGACAAGGCTGCCCAGATACTAAAATGTGTTGCAGATGATGGCAATACAACAACGGAATACCAGTCTACAAGGGATTTTATTGTCTCTACTTCTGTAATTCAACTTAAGCAAAATATGCAGTCCATCAAGGAAATAGAGGAAGAATTAAAAGATATTCTTCCAAGTTTCGGCTACAAGCTTGAAACCATGAAAGGCATTAACACCGTCATGGCTGCCGAATTTATTGCAGAAATCAACGATATAAACCGCTTTGCAACTGCGGATAAGCTGGCAAAATATGCAGGACTATCACCTGTTGTATATGCATCAGGTCAAACAGATAAACACTTTAGTAACAGGCGTGGAGATAGAAAGCTGCATGAGCTGTTCTTCAAACTTGCTGTAACCGTATCAAATGAATGTGGACATGCAAAAAAGCCAGTAAACCCAATCTTTAGAGAATATTACAAGAAAAAGATATCCCAAGGTAAAACGACCAAGCAAGCCCTAAAGGCTGTAATGCGTAGACTTTGCAATATAATCTTCTGGATGATGAAAAACAAATCAGAATATATCCAGCCTAAATAG
- a CDS encoding M domain protein has product MTNEEFQKLVLQKLSNIEERQNNMETSLSNLEKRQDEIYQVVKAIEHSNQVGKAEIDRHEFRISKVEGKFKKVSKILDEDIDAAANL; this is encoded by the coding sequence ATGACAAACGAGGAATTTCAAAAACTTGTTTTGCAAAAGCTTTCAAATATAGAGGAAAGACAAAACAATATGGAAACAAGTCTCTCTAACTTAGAAAAACGACAAGATGAGATATATCAAGTGGTTAAGGCAATAGAACATTCCAATCAAGTTGGAAAAGCTGAAATTGACAGACATGAGTTCAGAATATCAAAAGTGGAAGGTAAATTCAAAAAGGTATCAAAAATATTGGATGAAGATATAGATGCAGCAGCAAACCTTTAA